From the genome of Vicia villosa cultivar HV-30 ecotype Madison, WI linkage group LG2, Vvil1.0, whole genome shotgun sequence, one region includes:
- the LOC131647348 gene encoding uncharacterized protein LOC131647348: MVNYSFLDKGYVGINVKWKGIVYNLVNVNASCNRVERQHTWDSLIRIKNSRINEEWCVAGDFNEVLRKEEHIGVGSHRDWRGMEDFRSFVEEMELIDINCVGGKFTWFKDNGKSMRRLDRFLLSKKLIEMWEVVDQIIEKRDISDHAPIRLYVGKLDWGPKLFCFNNSWLKHEDFNAFMVNEWKRLEIRGRGDFVLYEKLKKFKERLREWNEEVFGWIDLRVEDASAKINVLDKDIELNMGVI; the protein is encoded by the coding sequence ATGGTTAATTATAGTTTCTTAGACAAAGGTTATGTTGGCATCAACGTTAAGTGGAAAGGAATAGTTTATAATCTCGTGAATGTCAATGCGTCTTGTAATAGGGTAGAGAGGCAGCACACTTGGGATTCTTTGATTAGGATAAAAAATAGTAGGATTAATGAGGAATGGTGTGTGGCGGGAGATTTTAATGAAGTCTTGAGAAAAGAAGAGCATATTGGGGTGGGAAGTCATCGGGATTGGAGAGGTATGGAGGATTTTCGAAGCTTCGTGGAGGAAATGGAATTAATTGATATTAATTGTGTTGGAGGGAAGTTCACATGGTTCAAAGACAATGGCAAATCTATGAGAAGATTAGATAGATTCTTGCTTTCTAAGAAGTTGATTGAGATGTGGGAGGTGGTTGATCAAATAATTGAAAAAAGAGACATCTCGGATCATGCCCCGATTCGCCTTTATGTGGGAAAACTAGATTGGGGTCCTAAACTTTTTTGCTTTAATAATTCTTGGCTCAAGCATGAAGATTTTAATGCCTTTATGGTTAATGAGTGGAAGAGATTGGAGATTAGAGGAAGGGGGGATTTTGTGCTTTATGAGAAATTAAAAAAGTTTAAGGAGCGTCTACGGGAGTGGAATGAGGAGGTGTTTGGTTGGATTGATTTGAGGGTGGAGGATGCGTCGGCAAAGATTAATGTTCTTGATAAGGATATCGAGTTGAACATGGGGGTGATATAG
- the LOC131647368 gene encoding uncharacterized protein LOC131647368 translates to MDGDKNTKFFHNSLKERNRRKAITSLEVSNGRLEGVDNIKEEVKRHFFELYKEEDRERPIPEGLVFNAIEEDDVSWLERRFSEEEIKEAVWSCDGNKSPDPDGFTLEFFKRNWEVLKEDVFLFVKDFYEKAKLTKACTSSFVTLVPKVNNPQTLNEFRPICLVGSFYKILAKLLANRLKRVIGKLVSNNQSAFIGGKNIADGVLVVNEVLDLAKRDKRSCVVLKVDFEKAYDRVSWNFVRYIFKRMGFGVRWMRWMECCIFTNSLSVLVNGSATKDFRVEKGLRQVLAEGDTANLWSLKAILRGFEMMSGLRINFHKSNLYGINVGAWYLEAASSFLSCKVGSLPFKFPGVRVGESPRRVDSNKTIHWVGWDMVCKSRKEGGLGVKNVEIMNVALLSKWKWRILTDKEAVWQDLLKARYGNPKLKVLIGDISILNKKDSHWWRDLIMSDNYERLLFDHLTSAIKYKIGVFVEGVWHWIFSSWFGEGSVAANAAEAIQYFGWQHHGTVPAANTSVAAEAFHSFGRQHRGSASVAADNATAGPNSRTGAVLASGQQLADILQQLLEALGRVPVREHCEDSFSWALTTNGCFSVKFFYDLFMASLSDPPLDSKKVLALIYLWKCKVPSKNLVFGWRFIHNRIATGDQLVRRGILAEGMDSLCALCL, encoded by the exons ATGGATGGTGATAAGAATACAAAATTTTTTCACAACTCTTTGAAGGAGAGAAATAGGCGTAAAGCGATAACTTCTTTGGAAGTCTCTAATGGGCGTTTAGAGGGAGTTGATAATATTAAGGAGGAggtaaaaagacatttttttgagTTATATAAGGAGGAGGATAGGGAGAGACCGATTCCGGAGGGTCTTGTTTTCAATGCCATTGAGGAGGATGATGTGTCTTGGTTGGAGAGAAGGttttcagaagaagaaattaaaGAGGCGGTTTGGTCGTGTGATGGGAATAAAAGTCCCGACCCTGATGGATTTACTTTAGAATTCTTTAAAAGAAATTGGGAGGTATTAAAGGAGGATGTTTTCTTATTTGTTAAGGACTTTTATGAGAAGGCAAAACTCACTAAAGCTTGTACTTCTTCTTTTGTTACGCTTGTGCCTAAAGTCAATAATCCTcaaactttgaatgaatttcgacctatttgtttggtgggtaGTTTTTACAAGATTTTGGCAAAGTTGTTAGCAAATAGGCTAAAGAGGGTTATCGGAAAACTTGTTTCAAATAACCAATCGGCTTTCATAGGAGGAAAAAACATAGCGGATGGTGTCCTTGTTGTGAATGAGGTGTTGGATTTAGCTAAAAGAGATAAGAGGAGTTGCGTGGTATTGAAAGTCGATTTTGAGAAGGCCTACGATAGAGTGAGTTGGAATTTTGTTAGATATATTTTTAAGAGGATGGGGTTTGGAGTTCGGTGGATGAGGTGGATGGAGTGTTGCATTTTTACTAACTCTTTGTCCGTTCTTGTAAATGGAAGTGCGACCAAAGATTTTAGAGTGGAGAAAGGTCTTAGGCAAG TTTTGGCCGAAGGAGATACCGCGAATTTATGGAGTTTGAAAGCTATTCTAAGAGGTTTTGAAATGATGTCGGGGTTAAGGATTAATTTTCACAAGAGTAATCTTTATGGGATTAATGTGGGAGCTTGGTATTTAGAAGCGGCTTCGTCCTTTTTATCTTGCAAAGTGGGATCTCTACCTTTCAAATTTCCTGGAGTAAGAGTGGGAGAAAGTCCTAGGAG AGTTGATAGTAACAAGACTATTCATTGGGTTGGTTGGGATATGGTTTGTAAATCGAGAAAGGAAGGAGGATTGGGTGTGAAAAATGTGGAGATAATGAATGTAGCGTTGCTAAGTAAATGGAAGTGGCGTATTCTAACAGATAAGGAGGCGGTGTGGCAAGATTTGTTAAAAGCTAGATATGGTAATCCGAAGCTAAAAGTGTTGATAGGGGATATCTCGATTTTGAACAAAAAGGATTCTCATTGGTGGAGAGATTTAATTATGTCGGATAATTACGAGAGGCTTCTTTTTGACCATTTAACGAGTGCAATAAAGTATAAAATTG GGGTTTTTGTTGAAGGAGTGTGGCATTGGATCTTCTCAAGTTGGTTCGGTGAGGGGTCTGTTGCTGCTAATGCGGCTGAGGCAATTCAATACTTTGGCTGGCAGCACCATGGGACTGTTCCTGCTGCAAATACCAGCGTTGCGGCTGAGGCATTTCATTCTTTTGGCCGGCAGCACCGTGGGTCTGCTTCTGTTGCAGCTGATAATGCTACGGCTGGGCCTAACAGTAGAACTGGTGCTGTCCTTGCTTCCGGGCAGCAGCTCGCGGACATTTTGCAGCAATTGTTGGAAGCTCTTGGTCGTGTTCCGGTTAGGGAGCATTGTGAGGATAGCTTCTCGTGGGCCTTGACTACTAATGGATGCTTCTCCGTTAAGTTTTTCTATGATCTTTTTATGGCCTCTCTTTCCGATCCTCCTTTGGATAGCAAGAAGGTTTTGGCTTTAATCTATCTTTGGAAGTGCAAAGTTCCCTCGAAAAATCTAGTTTTTGGTTGGAGATTTATCCACAATCGTATAGCCACTGGGGATCAACTGGTGAGAAGGGGCATTTTGGCGGAAGGAATGGATTCTTTATGTGCTTTATGCTTGTAG